The genomic region ATGGGCAATCCGGACCTGCCGGCGCCGGCGCATGTGCTGGAGAAGCTGAAGGAGACGCTGGGCAAGCCGCGCACCGACCGCTACTCGGCCTCGCGCGGCATCCCCGGGCTGCGCAGGGCCCAGGCCGCCTATTACGCCCGCCGCTTCGGCGTGAAGCTCAACCCCGACACCCAGGTGGTGGCGACGCTGGGTTCGAAGGAAGGTTTTGCCAACGTGGCGCAGGCGATCACCGCGCCCGGCGACGTCATCCTGTGTCCGAACCCGAGCTACCCGATTCACGCCTTCGGCTTCTTGATGGCGGGCGGCGTGATCCGCTCGGTGCCCTCGGAGCCGACGCCGCAATTCTTCGAGGCGGCGGAGCGGGCGATCGTGCATTCGATCCCCAAGCCGCTCGCGCTCGTCGTCTGCTATCCTTCGAACCCGACCGCCTACGTCGCGAGCCTCGACTTCTACAAGGACCTCATCGCCTTCGCCAAGAAGCACGAGATCCTGATCCTGTCCGACCTCGCTTATGCCGAGGTCTATTTCGACGAGAGCAACCCGCCGCCCTCGGTGCTGCAGGTGCCGGGCGCGATGGATTGCACCGTCGAGTTCACCTCGATGTCGAAGACCTACTCGATGGCCGGCTGGCGCATGGGCTTTGCGGTCGGCAATGAGCGCGTGATCGCGGCGCTCGCCCGCGTCAAATCCTACCTCGACTACGGCGCGTTCACGCCGGTGCAGGTCGCGGCGACCGCCGCTCTGAACGGCCCGGACGATTGCATCAAGGAGATGCGCGACACCTACCGCAAGCGCCGTGACGCGCTGGTTGAATCGTTCGGCCGCGCCGGCTGGGAAATCCCGCCGCCGGAAGCCTCGATGTTCGCCTGGGTGCCGCTGCCGGAAGCCTTCCGCAGCATCGGCAGCATGCAGTTCGCCACCCTGATGGTGGAGAAATCCGGCGTCGCGGTCTCGCCCGGCGTCGGCTTCGGCGAGCATGGCGAAGGATATGTCCGCATCGCCATGGTGGAAAACGAGCAACGGATCAGGCAGGCCGCGCGCGGCGTGCGCCGCTTCCTTGAAAGCGGGATCGAAACGTTGCACAACGTCGTTCCGCTCGCCAATCGGCGTTAATTCTCTTCTGCAGGTTTTCTGAAGTATCATGGTCGCACCCCTGAAAGTGGGCATAGCGGGGCTCGGCACCGTGGGCGCCGAAGTTGTCCGTTTGATCGAAACGCAAGCGCGCGTGCTGGCGGGCCGCAGCGGCCGCGGCATCCGTGTCGTTGCCGTCACCGCGCGCTCGAAGACGAAGAAGCGCGGCATTGACCTGCGCGGCGTCGACTGGGCCAAGGATCCGATGGCGCTCGCCACGCATCCGGAGGTCGATTGCTTCGTCGAGCTGATGGGCGGCGCCGGCGATCCGGCGCTGTCGGCGGTGGACGCTGCGCTCGGCGCCGGCAAGTCGGTCGTCACAGCCAACAAGGCGCTGCTCGCCAAGCACGGCCTCAAGCTCGCCAAGGCGGCTGAAAAGCACGGCGGTGCGCTGAATTTCGAGGCAGCGGTCGGCGCCGCGATCCCCGTCATCAAGACGTTGCGCGAGGGTCTTGCCGGAACCGGCATCAACCGCGTCTACGGCATCCTCAACGGCACCTGCAATTACATCCTGACCCGGATGGAGCAGGAGGGTCTCTCCTTCGCCGAATGCCTCAAGGACGCGCAGCGGCTCGGCTATGCCGAGGCCAATCCGTCCTTCGACGTCGACGGCCACGATACCGCGCAGAAGCTCGCCATTCTCGCCAGCCTCGCTTTCGGCACGAAAGTTGCTCAAAGTGCCGTGTATGTCGAAGGCATCTCATCCATCGCGCCGGAAGATCTTCGCGCCGCCGCCGATCTCGGTTACCGCGTCAAGCTGCTCGGTGTTGCCGTTCGCACCGCCAAGGGCATCGAGCAGCGCGTGCACCCGACCATGGTGCCGAAATCCTCCTCGATCGCGCAGGTGATGGGTGTCACCAATGCGGTCACGATCGATGGCGAGGGCATTCCGCCGATCACGCTGGTCGGTCCCGGCGCAGGCGGTGCCGCGACCGCATCCGCCGTTGTCGCCGACATCGCCGATGTCGCGCGCGGCATTCGCGCCAATCCGTTCGGCCGGCCGATCGCGCAGCTGCGCGACACCAAGAAGGCGCCGATGGAGCGCCACGAGGGCGGCTATTACATCCGCCTGCTCGCGCGCGATTTCCCCGGCACCGCGGCCGCGATCGCGACGCGGCTTGCCGAGCAGAAGATCTCGATCGAGTCGATCGTGCAGCGTCATCCCAATGGCGGCGCAGCACCCGCTGACGGCAAGGCGGTCCCCGTGCCCGTCATCCTGATCACCTATGCGACGCATGAGGACGCCGTACGCCGTGCGCTCGCCGCCGTGCAGAAGGACAAGGTGATCAGCGGACGGCCGCAGGTCATCAGGATTGAGAAGAACTGAGCATGCTCCGGAAAAGTGTGAAGCGGTTTTCCGGCAAGAGCATGCTCAAACCATAGAGCACGGTTCGAACGAACTGTGGGTGTTGCGAGTTGATGCGGACGGAGATTTCCGTCCCAAACGTTTCGAAGGAGTAAGCCGATGTCGACCCATATTGAAGTCCCCCCGCACGCCTTGCTCGAGCGCATCCTGACGCTGGAGATCGTGCGGGTGACGGAGCGGGCGGCGGTGTCGTCGGCGCGGTTGCGCGGCCACGGCAACGAGAAGGCGGCCGACCAGGCCGCCGTCGACGCCATGCGGCGCGAGCTCAACAAGCTGCCGATCCAGGGCACCATCGTGATCGGCGAGGGCGAACGCGACGAGGCGCCGATGCTCTATATCGGCGAGCAGGTCGGCCTCAAGGCAGGTCCTGAGGTCGATATCGCGGTCGACCCGCTCGAGGGCACCACGCTGTGCGCCAAGAACATGCCGGGCTCGATCGCCACCATGGCGATGGCCGACGGCGGCACGCTGCTGCACGCCCCCGACGTCTACATGCAGAAGCTCGCGATCGGCCCCGGCTACGACAAGGGCGTCGTCGATCTCGATGCCTCGCCGGCCGACAATGTCCGCCGTCTCGCCAAGGCCAAGGGCGTCAAGCCTGACGGCATCACCGTTCTCGTGCTCGACCGTCCGCGCCATGCCGACATCATTTCGAGCGTGCGCTCGACCGGCGCCGCCGTGCGCCTGATCACCGACGGCGACGTGGCCGGCGTCATCCACTGCGCCGATCCCGACAACACCGGCGTCGACATGTATCTCGGCACCGGCGGTGCACCGGAAGGCGTGCTCGCCGCCGTGGCGCTGCGCTGCATAGGCGGCCAGATGCAGTGCCGCCTGATCCTCGATTCCGACGAGAAGCGCGAGCGCGCCGCCAAGATGGGCGTCAACGATCCCAAGATGATCTACGGCATCGAAGACATGGCGCGCGGCGACTGCCTGTTCGCCGCCACCGGCGTCACCACGGGCTCGCTGCTCTCGGGCGTCAAATTCCGCAAGGACGGCGTGATCGAGACCGAGACGGTGGTGATGCGCTCGGTCACCGGCACGGTGCGCTACATCAAGGCCGAGCATCGCGAGCTGGCGAAGTTCCATCTCGATTAGTCCGTCATTCCGGGGCGACGCAAAGCGTCGAGCCCGGAATCCATAACCACGATCGGGAGTATGGATTCCGGGCCTGCGCCTCACGGCGCATCCCGGAATGACCAAGAACAAGTAACATAGAGGGAAGCGTCCATGTCCGATCTCTCCGCCGTGAAAGCGCTGGTTTTCGACGTCTTCGGCACAGTGGTCGACTGGCGCACCAGCCTGATCACCGACTTCATGTGGTGGGGGAAGCAGCGCGGCATCAGCGCCGACTGGACGGCCCTGGTCGACGGTTGGCGCGGCCTGTATGTCGCGTCCATGGACGACGTGCGCAAGCACCCCGAGCGCGGCTACGTCATGCTCGACGACCTGCATCGCCGCTCGCTGGAGCAGCTCGTCGAGAAATTCGCGATCAAGGGCCTCACCGAGGCCGATCTCGATTACCTCACCAAGGGTTGGCATCGCCTGAATCCCTGGCCCGACAGCGTCGCCGGTTTGAAGCGGCTGAAATCAAAGTTCGTGATCTCGCCGCTCTCGAACGGCAACGTCGCGCTGCTCACCAACATGGCGAAGTTCGCCGGCCTGCCGTGGGACCTCGTCATGTCGGCCGAGCTGTTCGAGCACTACAAG from Bradyrhizobium sp. CB1015 harbors:
- a CDS encoding LL-diaminopimelate aminotransferase, producing the protein MEEFYRIRRLPPYVFEQVNRAKAAARNAGADIIDLGMGNPDLPAPAHVLEKLKETLGKPRTDRYSASRGIPGLRRAQAAYYARRFGVKLNPDTQVVATLGSKEGFANVAQAITAPGDVILCPNPSYPIHAFGFLMAGGVIRSVPSEPTPQFFEAAERAIVHSIPKPLALVVCYPSNPTAYVASLDFYKDLIAFAKKHEILILSDLAYAEVYFDESNPPPSVLQVPGAMDCTVEFTSMSKTYSMAGWRMGFAVGNERVIAALARVKSYLDYGAFTPVQVAATAALNGPDDCIKEMRDTYRKRRDALVESFGRAGWEIPPPEASMFAWVPLPEAFRSIGSMQFATLMVEKSGVAVSPGVGFGEHGEGYVRIAMVENEQRIRQAARGVRRFLESGIETLHNVVPLANRR
- a CDS encoding haloacid dehalogenase type II: MSDLSAVKALVFDVFGTVVDWRTSLITDFMWWGKQRGISADWTALVDGWRGLYVASMDDVRKHPERGYVMLDDLHRRSLEQLVEKFAIKGLTEADLDYLTKGWHRLNPWPDSVAGLKRLKSKFVISPLSNGNVALLTNMAKFAGLPWDLVMSAELFEHYKPDPETYLGAARLLCLKPEEVMMVAAHNGDLAAAQKNGLKTAFVARPTEYGPLQTVDFEATGKWDIVAKDFGGIADKLGC
- a CDS encoding homoserine dehydrogenase; its protein translation is MVAPLKVGIAGLGTVGAEVVRLIETQARVLAGRSGRGIRVVAVTARSKTKKRGIDLRGVDWAKDPMALATHPEVDCFVELMGGAGDPALSAVDAALGAGKSVVTANKALLAKHGLKLAKAAEKHGGALNFEAAVGAAIPVIKTLREGLAGTGINRVYGILNGTCNYILTRMEQEGLSFAECLKDAQRLGYAEANPSFDVDGHDTAQKLAILASLAFGTKVAQSAVYVEGISSIAPEDLRAAADLGYRVKLLGVAVRTAKGIEQRVHPTMVPKSSSIAQVMGVTNAVTIDGEGIPPITLVGPGAGGAATASAVVADIADVARGIRANPFGRPIAQLRDTKKAPMERHEGGYYIRLLARDFPGTAAAIATRLAEQKISIESIVQRHPNGGAAPADGKAVPVPVILITYATHEDAVRRALAAVQKDKVISGRPQVIRIEKN
- the glpX gene encoding class II fructose-bisphosphatase; translation: MSTHIEVPPHALLERILTLEIVRVTERAAVSSARLRGHGNEKAADQAAVDAMRRELNKLPIQGTIVIGEGERDEAPMLYIGEQVGLKAGPEVDIAVDPLEGTTLCAKNMPGSIATMAMADGGTLLHAPDVYMQKLAIGPGYDKGVVDLDASPADNVRRLAKAKGVKPDGITVLVLDRPRHADIISSVRSTGAAVRLITDGDVAGVIHCADPDNTGVDMYLGTGGAPEGVLAAVALRCIGGQMQCRLILDSDEKRERAAKMGVNDPKMIYGIEDMARGDCLFAATGVTTGSLLSGVKFRKDGVIETETVVMRSVTGTVRYIKAEHRELAKFHLD